Proteins encoded within one genomic window of Cellulomonas flavigena DSM 20109:
- a CDS encoding GlxA family transcriptional regulator has product MPRQHQVAVLALDDVVAFDLGMPAQVFHAATDAQNQRFYRVQTCTLGGRPVRTAAGFTVTPEHGLEALATADTVLVAGVYYGAEVMTSGAIDQEIVDALRSAHARGARIMSICTGAFVLAAAGLLDGMRATTHWAHAETFRSLFPAVELDPDVLFVHDEPISTSAGVGAGIDLCLQVVRDDHGSEVANLAARRCVVPAWRAGGQAQYIVRPVPRETDSSTSAARTWALEHLDEPLDLPQLAARARMSTRTFTRRFRDETGLSPSRWVAQQRLERARHLLEATDLPIDQVAEQSGFGTGATLRVQMSAALGIAPSAYRGTFRGKESVG; this is encoded by the coding sequence ATGCCCCGGCAGCACCAGGTCGCCGTTCTCGCGCTCGACGACGTGGTCGCCTTCGACCTCGGGATGCCCGCCCAGGTGTTCCACGCGGCGACCGACGCGCAGAACCAGCGCTTCTACCGTGTGCAGACCTGCACGCTCGGCGGCAGGCCGGTGCGGACCGCGGCGGGGTTCACGGTCACTCCCGAGCACGGGCTGGAGGCGCTCGCCACGGCGGACACCGTGCTGGTGGCCGGCGTGTACTACGGCGCCGAGGTGATGACGAGCGGAGCGATCGACCAGGAGATCGTCGACGCCCTGCGCTCGGCTCACGCTCGCGGGGCCCGGATCATGTCCATCTGCACGGGTGCCTTCGTCCTCGCGGCTGCCGGCCTGCTCGACGGGATGCGCGCCACGACCCACTGGGCCCACGCCGAGACGTTCCGGAGCCTGTTCCCCGCGGTGGAGCTGGATCCCGACGTGCTCTTCGTGCACGACGAGCCGATCTCCACGTCCGCCGGCGTGGGTGCCGGGATCGACCTGTGTCTCCAGGTCGTGAGGGACGACCACGGCAGCGAGGTCGCCAACCTCGCGGCTCGGCGCTGCGTGGTGCCGGCCTGGCGGGCGGGAGGTCAGGCGCAGTACATCGTGCGTCCCGTCCCGAGGGAGACGGACTCGTCGACCTCGGCAGCCCGTACCTGGGCGCTCGAGCACCTCGACGAGCCGCTCGACCTGCCGCAGCTCGCCGCGCGGGCACGGATGAGCACGCGCACGTTCACGCGGCGGTTCCGCGACGAGACGGGACTGAGCCCCAGCAGGTGGGTGGCGCAGCAGCGCCTGGAGCGGGCGCGACACCTGCTGGAGGCGACCGACCTGCCGATCGACCAGGTCGCGGAGCAGTCGGGGTTCGGCACCGGCGCGACCCTGCGGGTGCAGATGTCCGCCGCCCTCGGGATCGCCCCGAGCGCCTACCGCGGGACCTTCCGCGGCAAGGAGTCGGTAGGCTGA
- a CDS encoding FAD-binding oxidoreductase: MTDFDDLRRAVRGTLRMPGDAGFAERTRPFNERFRDSLPNAVLTPVSVQDVSAAVTWAGRHGVPVVPRGGGHSYAGHSSSPGLVLDLTHLDRVDVDPRTGLVIVGGGTRMGVLSAALREHDLALPLGNSDDVGIGGLVLGGGVSVVSRAMGLTCDTLVSTDVVLADGRTVTCDDDDHADLFWACRGGGGGNFGVNTSFTFQAQATRPTSTCILLWEGRHAFDVLATMQEVMERAPDEFSARTGVSRAPGAEAVVSVVGQHLGPPEELRELLAPAVAIGPPTRLDIADTTFWDAAALLRHTTAGGAYAVRTRTTPTSIGADGLKTLVTAVDDWPGGTNPDGAGVALFAWGGAINQVPADATAFPHRDVRFLVAMDTSWGRTDPPESVRDNLAWLHHLHRDMGDHARDAAYVNFTDPDLTDWRTGYYGPNSDRLAEVKRRYDPRRVFSFAQAV, translated from the coding sequence ATGACCGACTTCGACGACCTCCGCAGGGCCGTGCGCGGCACCCTGCGCATGCCCGGCGACGCCGGGTTCGCCGAACGCACCCGCCCGTTCAACGAGCGCTTCCGGGACTCGCTCCCGAACGCCGTCCTCACGCCGGTAAGCGTGCAGGACGTCAGCGCGGCCGTGACGTGGGCCGGTCGGCACGGCGTGCCGGTCGTGCCACGGGGCGGCGGTCACAGCTACGCCGGCCACTCCTCGTCCCCAGGGCTCGTGCTGGACCTCACCCACCTCGACCGGGTCGACGTCGACCCCCGCACCGGACTCGTCATCGTCGGGGGCGGCACCCGGATGGGGGTCCTGTCCGCGGCGCTGCGGGAGCACGACCTCGCGCTGCCCCTGGGCAACTCCGACGACGTGGGCATCGGGGGGCTGGTCCTCGGCGGCGGCGTCTCGGTCGTCTCCCGTGCCATGGGCCTGACCTGCGACACCCTGGTGTCGACGGACGTCGTCCTGGCCGATGGGCGGACCGTGACCTGCGACGACGACGACCACGCCGACCTCTTCTGGGCCTGCCGCGGCGGCGGCGGCGGGAACTTCGGCGTCAACACGTCCTTCACGTTCCAGGCGCAGGCGACCCGCCCGACCTCGACCTGCATCCTCCTGTGGGAGGGACGGCACGCGTTCGACGTCCTGGCCACCATGCAGGAGGTGATGGAGCGCGCACCCGACGAGTTCTCCGCGCGGACCGGCGTCAGTCGCGCACCGGGAGCGGAGGCCGTCGTCTCGGTCGTGGGTCAGCACCTGGGCCCGCCCGAGGAGCTCCGTGAGCTCCTCGCACCCGCCGTCGCGATCGGTCCCCCGACCCGGCTGGACATCGCCGACACCACCTTCTGGGACGCGGCGGCGCTGCTGCGGCACACGACGGCGGGAGGTGCGTACGCCGTGCGGACGCGGACCACGCCGACGTCGATCGGCGCCGATGGTCTGAAGACGCTGGTGACGGCCGTCGACGACTGGCCCGGCGGCACCAACCCCGACGGCGCCGGAGTCGCCCTGTTCGCCTGGGGCGGCGCCATCAACCAGGTGCCGGCCGATGCGACGGCCTTCCCTCATCGGGACGTGCGGTTCCTCGTGGCGATGGACACGTCCTGGGGCCGGACCGACCCGCCGGAGAGCGTCCGGGACAACCTGGCGTGGCTCCACCACCTGCACCGCGACATGGGAGACCACGCGCGCGACGCGGCGTACGTGAACTTCACGGACCCGGACCTCACCGACTGGCGCACCGGCTACTACGGGCCCAACTCCGACCGGCTCGCGGAAGTGAAGCGGCGATATGACCCTCGACGCGTCTTCTCCTTTGCCCAGGCCGTCTGA
- a CDS encoding flavin reductase family protein, producing the protein MRGFATGVCLATTYRDRQGDRQHDVLTVNSLTSLSLDPPLVAVSLRRDSAFLEDLKDSGAWAVSILAGGDSDVARSCARGRAARRDLVHELPASPGSATGALVMHGSSWLECVTWASFDVGDHVLVVGEVVALNERGEDQALVFLHSRFHAVE; encoded by the coding sequence ATGCGCGGGTTCGCGACCGGCGTCTGCTTGGCGACGACCTACCGCGACCGGCAGGGCGACCGGCAGCACGACGTGCTGACGGTCAACTCGCTGACGTCGCTGTCGCTCGATCCGCCGCTCGTCGCGGTGTCGTTGCGACGCGACTCGGCGTTCCTGGAGGACCTCAAGGACAGCGGCGCGTGGGCGGTGTCCATCCTCGCGGGCGGCGACTCGGACGTGGCCAGGAGCTGTGCGCGTGGACGGGCTGCGCGCCGCGACCTGGTCCACGAGCTGCCGGCGTCGCCGGGCAGCGCCACCGGCGCGCTCGTCATGCACGGGTCGAGCTGGCTCGAGTGCGTGACGTGGGCGAGCTTCGACGTCGGCGACCACGTGCTGGTGGTCGGCGAGGTCGTCGCCCTGAACGAGCGCGGGGAGGACCAGGCCCTCGTGTTCCTGCACAGCCGGTTCCACGCCGTGGAGTAG
- a CDS encoding peptide ABC transporter substrate-binding protein — protein MQATTTLADPATTTRDARDLDAIITYHGTEPENALIPGHTTESGGVKVIAALFRGLVSYDPVDAHPRNAVAESIESDDSRVFTIRLRRDWTFHDGTPVTAHSFVDAWNHTAYGPNRMLGSTFHAHIDGFAEVNAPDSTVTAMSGLTVLDDHTFTVTLSAPFAEFPVTLGCSAFFPLPASFFTDREGFEAHPIGNGAFRFVSRRPEINILLHRYEGYAGDDRPQIGGVEFKIYASLDDAYHDVVADRLDYLDVTPYWSLQDDRYLRDLPGRTHDRTYLGIQTISFPLYDARYADARVRQAISMSIDREQLVETIFRGHQLPADGLVPPAVSGRIEGQGGQLCTYSPARAKELFDAAGFEGDIELTSNVDSPNRPWMEEICASVEEVLGVRCRFLAIPTMGEFRRRLNALEVTAMFRSGWIADYPSIENFLSPMFRTGATDNVGRYSNPAVDALLDAADSAPTQEEAWARYQEAERAILHDMPTIPIWHQSTLSAWSTRLRDVQPNPFRELDLSSVTVTSAPTS, from the coding sequence ATGCAGGCAACGACGACGCTGGCCGACCCGGCGACCACCACCCGGGACGCCCGGGACCTCGACGCGATCATCACCTACCACGGGACCGAGCCCGAGAACGCCCTCATCCCCGGCCACACCACCGAGTCGGGCGGGGTCAAGGTGATCGCGGCCCTGTTCCGGGGTCTGGTCTCCTACGACCCCGTCGACGCCCACCCGCGCAACGCCGTCGCCGAGTCGATCGAGTCCGACGACTCCCGGGTCTTCACGATCCGTCTGCGCCGCGACTGGACGTTCCACGACGGCACGCCCGTCACGGCCCACAGCTTCGTGGACGCCTGGAACCACACGGCCTACGGACCGAACAGGATGCTGGGCTCGACGTTCCACGCGCACATCGACGGCTTCGCGGAGGTCAACGCCCCCGACTCCACCGTCACGGCCATGTCAGGGCTGACCGTGCTCGACGACCACACGTTCACGGTCACGCTGTCCGCGCCGTTCGCCGAGTTCCCGGTCACGCTCGGGTGCAGCGCGTTCTTCCCGCTCCCGGCGTCGTTCTTCACCGACCGCGAGGGGTTCGAGGCGCACCCGATCGGCAACGGCGCCTTCCGCTTCGTGTCCCGCCGGCCCGAAATCAACATCCTCCTGCACCGCTACGAGGGGTACGCCGGTGACGACCGCCCGCAGATCGGCGGCGTCGAGTTCAAGATCTACGCGAGCCTGGACGACGCCTACCACGACGTCGTGGCCGACCGGCTCGACTACCTCGACGTGACGCCGTACTGGTCGCTGCAGGACGACCGCTACCTGCGCGACCTACCCGGGCGCACGCACGACCGGACGTACCTCGGCATCCAGACGATCTCGTTCCCGCTCTACGACGCCCGGTACGCCGACGCGCGCGTGCGGCAGGCCATCTCCATGTCGATCGACCGGGAGCAGCTGGTCGAGACGATCTTCCGGGGGCACCAACTGCCGGCCGACGGCCTGGTCCCGCCCGCGGTCTCCGGGCGCATCGAGGGCCAGGGCGGGCAGCTGTGCACCTACTCCCCCGCCCGGGCCAAGGAGCTCTTCGACGCGGCGGGCTTCGAGGGCGACATCGAGCTCACGTCCAACGTCGACTCACCCAACCGCCCGTGGATGGAGGAGATCTGCGCGTCGGTCGAGGAGGTGCTCGGCGTGCGCTGCCGCTTCCTCGCCATCCCGACCATGGGCGAGTTCCGTCGCAGGCTCAACGCCCTCGAGGTCACGGCGATGTTCCGCTCCGGCTGGATCGCCGACTACCCCTCGATCGAGAACTTCCTGAGTCCCATGTTCCGCACCGGTGCCACCGACAACGTCGGCAGGTACAGCAACCCGGCCGTGGACGCGCTGCTCGACGCCGCCGACTCGGCCCCCACCCAGGAGGAGGCGTGGGCGAGGTACCAGGAGGCCGAGCGGGCCATTCTCCACGACATGCCGACGATCCCGATCTGGCACCAGAGCACGCTCTCGGCGTGGTCGACCCGACTGCGTGACGTTCAACCGAACCCCTTCCGTGAGCTGGACCTCTCCAGCGTCACGGTGACCTCCGCGCCGACGAGCTGA